The Arachis ipaensis cultivar K30076 chromosome B10, Araip1.1, whole genome shotgun sequence DNA window TAGCAATACCACTTCCTAGAGTTGGTTTGATAATCTCTAGCTTCTTGAAGCTGAGAAACACCGCGAGTAACGAATGAGCTTGCATGGGCTACATGACTCTCTATGTTATTAAGCTGTTCCCCCTGAGACTCTACCAAAGCTGCCATGTCCAAGAACACCTGATGCAACTCTATCAAATTCTTCTCAATTTCCTTTACAGCATCATGCCTTTCTTGAATTTCTGATATGGTGTCCATTATCTGACCCCTACCTTGTTCTCGAATCGCTTTCTGTACCAAATTTTCACTCTCTCCACTTGATATCAAATTCTCTATGGTCTCTTCATCTGCCTTCTCCCCTGTGATTGTGAAGTACCTGCGCTCAATGGTTTCCTTGTACTCATGTTGCATCCTTGCTCTCAAGCCTTGAAAATCGTCCATCATGTCCTTTAGCTTCTTCCCTAATCCACTAACCACTGAAGTCCTGGTTCTGTCTGCAGAAGAACCAGGACCACAGCCAGGAACGTTTTGATTCGCTGCGTTGGAACGCTGTAGAGATTCAAGCTTGGTTTTGATGATCTTAACATGCTTGAGGACCTGCACAACATCTTTGTCCATCCGAGCTCGAAGATCCTTAACGGTTTTGGCATCATGAATGGTTTTGCTTTCTTCATTGGCTTCTTGCAATTTTCTGCAGAGGCTCTCAACCACTTTCATCTCATCTTTTACACCCTCCACTTCTTCAAAGAATTTCTCCAGATTTAGGCTTTCCCTTCCAGCCTCCACATCATCAAGCTGCCTTTCCTCCTTCAGGTCACTGCTATATTTTCTGAAGGAACCTGAAAACAGGTCATTCATTTTTGCAACTTTGATTTGATCAACAATCACAAATAAACACTTTTCTTTTATTCCATTCTTCCCAATGAAGTAACAAAAGGCTCATAAGAGCATGGCTGTCTTGATTTATGTGCTCTGGATTTGATCAATTTTACTAATGTTGAGGGAATTAGCAACAGAAGGCTGCAAGGTGAATAGTTTTTTGAATTAGAGGTGCATGGTTAATGCAAAACAAGGACCAACCATATTACGTTGATTCTAATTTGGAAGTAGGATATACCAAACGTTACTCTTATATTAACATGTGGCATGCTGTTTTGGCATAGGATTCGATAACAAAANNNNNNNNNaaacatatatttttttaatttttaataattattaaatagtttttatttaattttaactataatttaattttttatatattatttaattattaaatttattatttattttataaattat harbors:
- the LOC107619988 gene encoding syntaxin-125-like gives rise to the protein MNDLFSGSFRKYSSDLKEERQLDDVEAGRESLNLEKFFEEVEGVKDEMKVVESLCRKLQEANEESKTIHDAKTVKDLRARMDKDVVQVLKHVKIIKTKLESLQRSNAANQNVPGCGPGSSADRTRTSVVSGLGKKLKDMMDDFQGLRARMQHEYKETIERRYFTITGEKADEETIENLISSGESENLVQKAIREQGRGQIMDTISEIQERHDAVKEIEKNLIELHQVFLDMAALVESQGEQLNNIESHVAHASSFVTRGVSQLQEARDYQTNSRKWYCYAIILAILLILLLLAPLLLNLLPHFRRR